The nucleotide window AATTACATATACATTTATCATAAATAATCTTTATCAAATACATATTCTAATTGATTCTCTGTATAAAATCTTCTTACCATCTCTAACATATTTTTTTCTTGTTCTCGTATGTAATGAAGAATTCTCCATTGAAATAAGACTATCTCTCTCCGTTTGCGTTTATATAATGACGGATCATATATCATAAATAATTCCCTAGCTGGTGTTTCTACCGCTAAAGCTGATATAACAATGCCTTGTTGTTTCCTTAAATTAAGACAAATGCTATATGGAGCAAAAAACCAAGAATCTTCATCTAATAAATCCAATGCAATTTTTGCCGTATCTACCGCAAATTTAGGTTTAATGTATGATGGGAAATAACGTGAATGCCAGTGTCGATACGTTGATCCCCAATTAATATATATTTGCTTATCTCCATCCAAATCACCTGGCATAAGCACCTTTTTTGATGCAATAGGCTTTCGACTAATTACCATCAATTTTTCAGAATGAACTTTTTTTATTGTAATTTGTTTATGCGAAATATGACTCAAAGGAAATCCCACATCCACCGTGTTCAACGCGACTTGTTCATATAACTCTTCCGTATGCATTGTCTTTATCGTTAATCTCCAATCTAATGGATCATTTTTGAGTTTATTATAAAACCCACTAAATAAATAATTATTTACACTATTGACAGTTCCAATAGATAATTCTATTACTTGTGGCCTATAACAAAAATCTTCCAGCTCAGAATTCAAATTGAACCAATTTTGCGCTAATGGTAAAAAGTTTTGTCCCGCCAAAGTAAGCTCAGCTCTTTTAATCCCCTTGTTCCTTATTACTAATATAGCGCCTACTTTATCTTCTAAAATTTTTAGGCGATGGCTCACAGTTTCCTGCGACACATATAAAAGGTTTGCGGCTTTACTAATATTTTTAACTTTGGAAACAGTGAGGAATGTTTCTATTAAATCTTTATTCATTATAATCCCCCCTATTTATCTAAGCTATCACTTATATGAGCATATGTAAATATTAATATAATAAATATTTACATATGCTCATTATTTATTTTTATTTTATTTGCAGTTATATTATGCTTTATTCACAAGGCAATTATCTTGTTCTTGCATTTTACTATGTGTTATTTCTACGAAAGGATGTTTTCAAATGAAAATTATGGATTGTACACTCCGTGATGGTGCTAATGTAGTCGGCGCTGGATTTTCTATCTCGATGACAAAATTAATAATCGAAGGATTATTGAACAGTCATATCACAACCATTGAAATGGGGCATTGCACTGGACTCGGTAGTATGCAGAACGGTGGAAAAATTGCCCCTGTCTCAGATGAAGAGTATCTCGACGCAATTGCTCCTTACGTCAGAAAAGGTCATATTGGAATGTTCCAATCAGCCAAAAATGCTAACGAAAAGTTGATTCATAAAACCGCAGAAAAAGGGTTAAGTTTTTTACGTATTGGTGCAAATGCCGGTGACGGAGATACTGCTATCCAGGCAATAAAAATGGTTCGTAATGCTGGACTTGAGGCAAAATATAGCTTAATGAAAGCATATATTCTTACTCCTGATCAATTGATGGAAGAAGCAAAATTACTTGAATCTGTCGGTGTACAGGCTATTACTATTATGGACTCTGCTGGATATATGTTTCCTGATCAAGTATCCGAATATACTAAAAAGTTAAAAAATACAGTCTCTATTCCCGTTGGGTTCCATGGCCATAGCAATTTGGGAATGGCCATGGCTAATGCACTCGCAGCCACTACTGCAGGAGCAGATTTCATTGATTGTGGCCTCATGGGAATGGCTCGTAGTGCCGGTAATATTACAACAGAAGGAATGTTAGCCCTACTTCAACGACAAGGTTCCAATACGAAATATGAATTTTATAATTTGCTTCATTTCATTGATAACGAACTAATGCCAGCTATGCTAAAAGAAGGATACCATAATCCAATCGCTCCTTTGGATCTTATCCTTGGCTACTCTGGATGTCATTCTAGTTTTATCGCTCTTTATAAAGAAGTGGCTAAGAAAAAGAAAGTGGACCTATACAAGTTAATTGTAGAAGTATCAAAAATCAATCAAAAAAATCCTTCGCTAGAATTAATAGAGCTCACAGCTAATCAAATTAAATAATCTAAAAATCTTCTCAAGGGGGGCCTTTCTATGAATAAAAAAAAGACGCACTATCGTTGGTTTGTTCTGGCAATGATTTTCTGTATTTACGCGGTAGCTGGTGCTGACCGCTCCAATATAGGCATGGTAGTTCCTTACATGAAAGAGAGCTTTTCATTAAGTAATACAGATATAGGCGCTATGGCTAGTTTTTTCTATTTAGCTTACGCAATTGTACAAATTCCTGCAGGACATTTATATAGTAAAAAAGGAATACGCGGATTCTACTCCATTTCTATATTATTGACTTCTATTGCTACTTTTATTATGGGTATTGCTGACTCTGCAATGCATCTCAAAGGAGCTCGAACATTGCTAGGTCTTGCAGAAGGTCCTATCAATATTGGTTCAATTACCACAATCAATAAGTGGTTTCCTACACAAGAAAAAGGGATGGCAACTGGCATTTACTTGTCTTCCATCAAGTTTGCTCCTGCTTTTGTCCCGCCTCTTTGTGCCTGGATTATTTTAAGCTTTGGTTGGCGCACTGTATTTTATGCATTTGCTATTCCTGGTATATTCTTAGCTGTACTTTGGTATATTTTAATCAGAGATAATCCACGTAATAGTCAATATACTAATGAAGCCGAAGTATATTATATAGAACACCCAACAATTACCCTTAATAATGTTAAGAACAAATCAGCAACTACTATAAAGAATCCCGATGGAGCTATTGATAAAATTATTCGAACAAAACTTATAGAACCCTTAAGTACAAATTCGGAAATATTAAGATCTTGGAGTATATGGGCTGATGCTGCTGGATATTTTTTCTTGGTTGCAATCACATACACTATTATGACTTGGATTCCTACTTACCTGGCACAAGTAAAGCAATTTACAATTATTAAAGTCGGATTAGTTGCATCTGCCCCTTGGGTTGGTGCTGTTTTAGGCAATATAATTGGCGGTACTCTTTCAGACAAGTTATTTCATAGTCGCCGTAAACCAGTTATGTTGATTACAGCAATTAGCACAGTTTTCTTAATGTATTCTTTAAAATTTGCTCCTGATGACATGACGATCCTTGGCATTTTATTACTGCTTGCTGGGATATTTTTAAATCTTGGTTACTCAATGTTTCTAGCTTATCCAATGGGGATTGCTACAAAAGAAAAAGTATCATTTGCTGCTTCTATTGTAAATACAGCAGGATCATTAGGAGGCGCTTTCGGCCCATTTGCAGTAGGATTAATTTTAGATTCTTTTGGTTGGGATAGCGTCTTTCCATTTCTAGCAAGCATGTCCGCAATTGTATTTATTTTATTGCTAACAATGATTGAACCTCTCCAAAAAACACCCTCTACGGAAGATACAATTGAAAAACATCATTAAATTGCCCACAAAAAGGAGGCTTTACAGGCTATGAAGACATATATTTTCGATCCAATATCCCCCGACGCATTAAGCTATGCAAAAGAAAATTTGGATGTCATCACTTGGGATGATCCCAGAATAAACGATATAAAAGAAGCTGAAGCATGCATAGTAAGAACTTATAAAATTAGTAAAGAACTAATTGACAGCATGCCCCATCTCCGTATTATTGCCAAACATGGTGTCGGCACAGATAATATTGATATTCCCTATGCTAAAAGCAAAAAAATTGTAATTACCAATACCCCAGTCGCAAATTCGAATTCTGTTGCTGAACAGACAATTGCCTTAATACTAGATTGTGCTCGTAAAATTACTTGGTCTCATAATTGCAACGAAAAAGGATTAGAACGTAATCAGCCGATGTTTCTCAAAGGCTATGAAATAACAGGTAAACGTCTAGGCTTAATTGGTATTGGACATATTGGTTATCTTGTCGGTACTAGGCTAAAAGCCGGCTTTAACATGGATATTCTAGCTTACGATCCATTTATTTCAAAAGAAAAATGTAATGACATGGGATTTCAGTATGAAAGAGATTTAAATACACTTATACAAACTTGTGACATAATATCAATATCAGTCCCATTAAATGACTCCACTAAAAATATGATCAGCAACAAGGAACTATCTTTAATGTCCACTTCAACCATTTTAATAAATACGTCTCGCGGTGGAATTGTAAACGAAGAGGATCTCTATGAAGCTTTACAAAATCATCAAATCTTAGGTGCTGGTTTTGATGCTTTTATCGAAGAACCATTACCTGCTCATCATAAACTATTTACTTGTCCTAATTTTGTAGGCACGCCCCATAATGGTGCTAATACTTATGAAGCACTTACTAGGATGGGGAAAGGAGCCGTTGGTGAAATCATTCGCTTCGAAAAAGGGGTACCTACCTTAACAAACATCGGATTCAATAATCTGCCATAAAACAATTAGTATACTCAAATTTACATTCGAGAGCTTAATCTCAATTTTATCTCTCGTACCTATTATCACTTTCATTAGATTAAGTTACCCACAATAACATAAGATGCCCTGTATTACTATAAACAAATACAGGGCGCATCTTATGTTATTATTTTTTAATTATTCCCACTCAATCGTCGAAGGCGGTTTACTGGTTATGTCATAAACAATGCGGTTAATGTGCGATACTTCGTTAACGATACGGCCGGAGATGGTGTCGAGGACGTCATAAGGGATGCGAGCCCAGTCGGCGGTCATGAAGTCTGTCGTCGTGACGCCGCGCAGGGCCAAGGTATAGTCGTAGGTACGGAAGTCGCCCATGACGCCAACGGAGCGGTTATTAGTGAGAACGGCAAAGTACTGGTTGATGGAGCGATCCAATCGGGCCTTGGCGATTTCTTCGCGGAAGATGGCGTCGGCATCACGGAGAATGGCGAGTTTTTCCGAAGTAATTTCCCCCATGACGCGAATGGCGAGGCCAGGCCCCGGAAACGGCTGCCGCCAGACGAGATAGTCCGGCAAGCCGAGTTCGGCGCCAAGTTCGCGCACTTCATCTTTAAAAAGGTTGCGCAGCGGTTCGATGAGACCTTTAAAATCAACGACTGCCGGCAGGCCGCCGACGTTATGGTGACTTTTGATAACGGCGGCATCGCCGGTGCCCGACTCGATGACGTCGGGATAGATCGTCCCTTGGGCCAGAAAGTCAACGGCGCCGATTTTACGGCCTTCATCCTCAAAGACGCGGATAAATTCTTCGCCAATAATTTTTCGTTTCTGTTCCGGATCGGTAATGCCCTTCAGTTTGCCGAGAAAGCGCGCCGACGCATCGACGCGGATAAAGTTCATGCCCGAATGCCGGAAAGCGGCTTCCACTTCGTCGCCTTCATTTTTGCGCATTAGACCGTGATCGACAAAGATACAGGTCAGTTGACTGCCGACGGCTTTAGAAATCAGCGCTGCCGCCACGGAACTGTCGACACCGCCGGAGAGCGCGAGAACGACTTTACCGTCACCGACCGTTTCACGGACATTGGCAACAGCGGCCTTGGCATAATTGGCCATCGTCCACTTGCCGCTGCAGCCGCAAACTTCGGTAAGGAAGTTACGTAGCATCTCCTTGCCATGTTCCGTATGCAGGACTTCCGGATGATATTGCATGGCATAGAGCCGCCGTTCCGTATGTTGCATGGCCGCAACCGGACAGTTTGCTGTATGCGCGATAATTTCAAATCCCGCCGGAATGGATGCAACGTAATCTGTATGGCTCATCCAGACGATCTCTTCAGCAGACAATCCCTTGAACAAAGGCGATGCCGTATCGACAGCTGTCGGCGTCTTGCCGAATTCGCGCAATTCCGCCTGCTCTACCACGCCCCCCAGGGTCTGTGCCATAAATTGCATGCCATAACAGAGGCCGAGAACGGGAATCCCCAAATTAAATACTTCTTCACTGATTTTCGGCGCCTTTTCTTCATAGACACTGGCCGGGCCGCCGGTAAAAATAATGCCTTGGGGCTGCAATTCCTTAATCTTATTTACAGCCTTCCCATAAGGATATACTTCGCAGTACACGTGATTTTCTCTGACGCGCCGCGCAATCAGCTGATTGTATTGGCCGCCGAAATCAACAACGATAATAAGTTCTTCGCCCTTCATTGCAAGCCTCCTCTTTACATCTCTCAAACGATATTTCATTATACCATGAAAAAAGCGGCAATGCCTAGCATTGCCGCTTTTCTTCCGTTATCTCCAAACGGCGCCGTCACTTATTTCAGCGATTGTCAACCCGTTCAGGGACCAGATCGTGTCCAGCCAGACGTTTCCAAGCGATATCTTCCCATTTCGTTCCCGCCTTGCCGTAATTGCAGTAGGGGTCAATGGAAATCCCGCCGCGTGGCAGAAAACGCCCCCATACTTCAATATAACGCGGTTCCATACAGTTGATGAGATCTTTCATGATGACATTAACACAGTCTTCGTGAAAGGCGCCGTGATTGCGGAAAGAAAACAGGTACAGCTTCAAACTTTTGCTTTCAACCATCTTCACGTCCGGCACATAGGCAATAGTCAAAGCCGCAAAATCAGGCTGTCCCGTTATCGGACAGAGACTGGTAAATTCGGGACAGTTGAATTTAACGAAGTAATCATGATCACGGTGCTTGTTGATAAAAACTTCCAGCACATCGGGATTGTAGGCCTTTTCATAGGCCGTATGCCGACTGCCGAGTCGTGTCAACCCTTCCGTATCGTTCATGGCGTTCTCCTTTCCACCGCCGGATCAACGGCGCCGTTAGCAGCAAAGGCCGCCGCCCGTTCCCGACAGGTGCCGCAGACGCCGCACGGCACTTCGCCGCCGGCATAACAAGACCACGTCCGTTCATAAGGAACGTTCAAGGCCAGTCCCTGTCTGACGATATCGCGCTTATACCAATGCAGAAACGGCGCCACAACGCGAAGCTGATGGCCCGATCCGGCCCAAATGGCGACGCTGATACCGGCCTGAAACGCCGGCGAGCAGTCGGGATAAGCGAAACCGGCGGCATCTTCCGCATGGACACCGTAATAAAGAAGGTCACACCCTTCACTTAAAGCGACACCGGCGGCAGCCGAAAGAAAGAGGCCATTGCGAAAGGGAACGTATGTCGCTACCGGCTTTTCTCCTCCTGTCGCTGCAATCTGTTCTGCATACGTGGCCTGTGGCACAGCTTCTGTCGATTGCTGCAACAATGCGCAATTGCTGTATTGAAAAACGGCGTCAAGATTGATTTCCAAGTGCCTGACCCGATAGTAATCGGCAATTGACGCTGCCGCGGCCAGTTCCTTCCGATGCTTCTGTCCGTAATATATGGATAAGGTGATGACGTTATCGCTGCCGTGTTCCGCAACGGCCATGGCCAGGGCCGTCGTCGAATCGATACCGCCGCTAGATAGAACAAGTGCTTTCAATGTTCCGCCTCCTGAGCTTTTATTTCAAATACAGCTGCAACGCTGTTTCCGTCTTGAATCGTCCGCGCAGTTCCGCCGTGCAGGTTTTCGTATTCGTCTTGCGGATACCGCGGCAAGTCACACAACTGTGCCGGCCTTCAATCAGAACGGCAATATCCTGACTGCCCGTAATTCGGGAAAGAATGTCGGCTATATCCGCTCCGATTCGCTCTTGCAGCTGAAGCCGCCTGCCGGCCATGTCACAGATCCTGGCGATCTTGGACAAGCCGATGACCATGTTGCCGGGAATATAGGCGACAGTGGCCTTCATGTCGTACATGAGTGCCAAATGGTGTTCACAATACGAAAAAAACTCAATATCCTTCATGACGACAATGCGATCTTTATCTGCCGTCATCGCTGCTGTCACATCGTTATCGTCTGCAACGGCAAAAGTCTTAGCAAAAAGCGCTGCCAACTCCTGATTGGAATAATTCATGCCGGCAAAAACCTCTTCATACATATTGGCAACACGTTGCGGCGTTTCCTTCAGCCCGGCGCGGTCCGGATCGGCGCCGAGGGCCGCTAAAATCCCGCGAACATGCACCGCAATAGCTTCCTTGTCAATCATCCCTATACACCTCGCATATCAGGCGGCCAAATCATTTTGTGCAGCTGCAATTGCAGTCTCACACCGTTCCATCTCTCGCGGCTCATATACCGAACGATCCGTTTCGGATCAATACGGCCGAAAACGGGACTGATATAGACAGTGCACCGCTCAGTCAGTTCATGGCGGCGGATAACTTCCCCGGCACGCTTCAGATCCTCTTCCGTAGAAGCAACAAACTTGACGGCATCACCGGGCCGGAGACATGCAAAATTTTCAAGCACCATCCGCTCTTCACAG belongs to Megasphaera vaginalis (ex Bordigoni et al. 2020) and includes:
- a CDS encoding LysR family transcriptional regulator, translating into MNKDLIETFLTVSKVKNISKAANLLYVSQETVSHRLKILEDKVGAILVIRNKGIKRAELTLAGQNFLPLAQNWFNLNSELEDFCYRPQVIELSIGTVNSVNNYLFSGFYNKLKNDPLDWRLTIKTMHTEELYEQVALNTVDVGFPLSHISHKQITIKKVHSEKLMVISRKPIASKKVLMPGDLDGDKQIYINWGSTYRHWHSRYFPSYIKPKFAVDTAKIALDLLDEDSWFFAPYSICLNLRKQQGIVISALAVETPARELFMIYDPSLYKRKRREIVLFQWRILHYIREQEKNMLEMVRRFYTENQLEYVFDKDYL
- a CDS encoding 4-hydroxy-2-oxovalerate aldolase; translation: MKIMDCTLRDGANVVGAGFSISMTKLIIEGLLNSHITTIEMGHCTGLGSMQNGGKIAPVSDEEYLDAIAPYVRKGHIGMFQSAKNANEKLIHKTAEKGLSFLRIGANAGDGDTAIQAIKMVRNAGLEAKYSLMKAYILTPDQLMEEAKLLESVGVQAITIMDSAGYMFPDQVSEYTKKLKNTVSIPVGFHGHSNLGMAMANALAATTAGADFIDCGLMGMARSAGNITTEGMLALLQRQGSNTKYEFYNLLHFIDNELMPAMLKEGYHNPIAPLDLILGYSGCHSSFIALYKEVAKKKKVDLYKLIVEVSKINQKNPSLELIELTANQIK
- a CDS encoding MFS transporter, which translates into the protein MNKKKTHYRWFVLAMIFCIYAVAGADRSNIGMVVPYMKESFSLSNTDIGAMASFFYLAYAIVQIPAGHLYSKKGIRGFYSISILLTSIATFIMGIADSAMHLKGARTLLGLAEGPINIGSITTINKWFPTQEKGMATGIYLSSIKFAPAFVPPLCAWIILSFGWRTVFYAFAIPGIFLAVLWYILIRDNPRNSQYTNEAEVYYIEHPTITLNNVKNKSATTIKNPDGAIDKIIRTKLIEPLSTNSEILRSWSIWADAAGYFFLVAITYTIMTWIPTYLAQVKQFTIIKVGLVASAPWVGAVLGNIIGGTLSDKLFHSRRKPVMLITAISTVFLMYSLKFAPDDMTILGILLLLAGIFLNLGYSMFLAYPMGIATKEKVSFAASIVNTAGSLGGAFGPFAVGLILDSFGWDSVFPFLASMSAIVFILLLTMIEPLQKTPSTEDTIEKHH
- a CDS encoding phosphoglycerate dehydrogenase; protein product: MKTYIFDPISPDALSYAKENLDVITWDDPRINDIKEAEACIVRTYKISKELIDSMPHLRIIAKHGVGTDNIDIPYAKSKKIVITNTPVANSNSVAEQTIALILDCARKITWSHNCNEKGLERNQPMFLKGYEITGKRLGLIGIGHIGYLVGTRLKAGFNMDILAYDPFISKEKCNDMGFQYERDLNTLIQTCDIISISVPLNDSTKNMISNKELSLMSTSTILINTSRGGIVNEEDLYEALQNHQILGAGFDAFIEEPLPAHHKLFTCPNFVGTPHNGANTYEALTRMGKGAVGEIIRFEKGVPTLTNIGFNNLP
- the guaA gene encoding glutamine-hydrolyzing GMP synthase, coding for MKGEELIIVVDFGGQYNQLIARRVRENHVYCEVYPYGKAVNKIKELQPQGIIFTGGPASVYEEKAPKISEEVFNLGIPVLGLCYGMQFMAQTLGGVVEQAELREFGKTPTAVDTASPLFKGLSAEEIVWMSHTDYVASIPAGFEIIAHTANCPVAAMQHTERRLYAMQYHPEVLHTEHGKEMLRNFLTEVCGCSGKWTMANYAKAAVANVRETVGDGKVVLALSGGVDSSVAAALISKAVGSQLTCIFVDHGLMRKNEGDEVEAAFRHSGMNFIRVDASARFLGKLKGITDPEQKRKIIGEEFIRVFEDEGRKIGAVDFLAQGTIYPDVIESGTGDAAVIKSHHNVGGLPAVVDFKGLIEPLRNLFKDEVRELGAELGLPDYLVWRQPFPGPGLAIRVMGEITSEKLAILRDADAIFREEIAKARLDRSINQYFAVLTNNRSVGVMGDFRTYDYTLALRGVTTTDFMTADWARIPYDVLDTISGRIVNEVSHINRIVYDITSKPPSTIEWE
- the queF gene encoding preQ(1) synthase, with amino-acid sequence MNDTEGLTRLGSRHTAYEKAYNPDVLEVFINKHRDHDYFVKFNCPEFTSLCPITGQPDFAALTIAYVPDVKMVESKSLKLYLFSFRNHGAFHEDCVNVIMKDLINCMEPRYIEVWGRFLPRGGISIDPYCNYGKAGTKWEDIAWKRLAGHDLVPERVDNR
- the queC gene encoding 7-cyano-7-deazaguanine synthase QueC; amino-acid sequence: MKALVLSSGGIDSTTALAMAVAEHGSDNVITLSIYYGQKHRKELAAAASIADYYRVRHLEINLDAVFQYSNCALLQQSTEAVPQATYAEQIAATGGEKPVATYVPFRNGLFLSAAAGVALSEGCDLLYYGVHAEDAAGFAYPDCSPAFQAGISVAIWAGSGHQLRVVAPFLHWYKRDIVRQGLALNVPYERTWSCYAGGEVPCGVCGTCRERAAAFAANGAVDPAVERRTP
- the folE gene encoding GTP cyclohydrolase I, which encodes MIDKEAIAVHVRGILAALGADPDRAGLKETPQRVANMYEEVFAGMNYSNQELAALFAKTFAVADDNDVTAAMTADKDRIVVMKDIEFFSYCEHHLALMYDMKATVAYIPGNMVIGLSKIARICDMAGRRLQLQERIGADIADILSRITGSQDIAVLIEGRHSCVTCRGIRKTNTKTCTAELRGRFKTETALQLYLK